A genome region from Mercenaria mercenaria strain notata chromosome 11, MADL_Memer_1, whole genome shotgun sequence includes the following:
- the LOC123551216 gene encoding uncharacterized protein K02A2.6-like: MRFELTRYNLNVIYTPGKYMYLADALSRSYLSDSDQCSVEDYDILLCDYISVSDSDREAIESAMKHDSEMNMLKHVVKHGWPDKRYEVDMQIRAYWNYRDEITQIENLLFKGTKLIIPRAMRKVMIERIHETHLGTVKCKAKARDALFWPSMTKDIEEKVSRCGICARYQSRNPKEPLIPHEIPDRPWSKIGIDIFERKGHSYLISVCYYSKWPEISKLENTTSQCVIGYLKSHMSRYGIPDEVISDNARNFTSFEFEQFAKSYGFKHTTSSPNFPSSNGQVERCIQTIKRLVNKNDLDPNLAVMDYKNTELDGVGLSPAQLFLNRRLKTKLPIAKELLKPDNSKEISEKLSKRQQKQKFYYDRHVQRKALKPLQNGENVIFRHNDKWQEGKVKSKHDTPRSYIVENKDGKQYRRNRRHLRSSKVPVQIEPDIPPQASLDNNTQNMQNASEPEQQQHTDAHISENLPKPTITTRSGREIKQPSRFRDYVVSAVDKMKSVISSG, from the coding sequence AGTATATGTATCTAGCTGATGCACTTAGCAGATCATACTTGAGTGACAGTGACCAATGTTCTGTTGAAGATTATGACATATTGTTGTGTGATTATATTTCTGTCTCAGACAGTGACAGAGAAGCAATAGAATCTGCCATGAAACATGACAGTGAAATGAACATGCTGAAACATGTAGTAAAACATGGATGGCCTGATAAGAGATATGAGGTAGATATGCAAATACGTGCATATTGGAACTATAGAGATGAAATTACGCAAATCGAGAACTTATTGTTCAAAGGAACAAAGTTGATAATTCCAAGAGCAATGCGAAAAGTCATGATCGAAAGAATACACGAAACGCATCTTGGGACAGTGAAATGCAAAGCAAAAGCTAGAGATGCTTTGTTTTGGCCTTCGATGACCAAAGACATTGAAGAAAAAGTCAGCCGTTGTGGAATATGTGCTCGATACCAATCGAGGAATCCAAAGGAACCTCTAATTCCACATGAAATTCCTGACAGACCATGGAGTAAAATAGGAATTGATATTTTCGAGAGAAAGGGACATTCGTATCTAATCTCAGTATGTTATTACTCTAAATGGCCtgaaatttcaaagttagaaaataCGACAAGTCAGTGTGTGATTGGATATTTAAAATCACATATGTCGAGATATGGAATACCAGACGAGGTGATAAGTGACAATGCCAGAAACTTTACAAGTTTTGAATTTGAACAGTTCGCTAAAAGTTATGGATTTAAACACACAACCTCGAGTCCGAACTTTCCAAGTTCAAATGGTCAAGTGGAGCGTTGTATTCAAACTATCAAACGGTTAGTCAACAAGAATGATCTTGATCCAAATTTAGCAGTAATGGATTACAAAAATACGGAACTAGATGGAGTAGGTCTGTCACCTGCACAATTGTTCCTGAACCGAAGATTGAAAACGAAGTTACCCATTGCTAAGGAACTATTGAAACCTGACAATTCTAAAGAAATATCAGAGAAACTCTCAAAACGTCAGcagaaacagaaattttattatgATCGACATGTGCAAAGAAAAGCCTTGAAACCACTTCAAAATggtgaaaatgtaatatttcgtcaTAATGATAAATGGCAAGAAGGAAAAGTGAAATCGAAACATGACACTCCGAGATCTTATATTGTGGAGAACAAGGATGGAAAACAATATAGGCGAAATCGCAGACATTTGAGATCTAGCAAGGTACCGGTTCAAATTGAGCCTGATATTCCGCCACAAGCATCCTTAGATAACAATACGCAAAATATGCAAAACGCATCCGAGccagaacaacaacaacatacaGACGCACACATCTCGGAAAACCTGCCAAAACCTACGATTACAACGAGATCTGGTAGAGAAATCAAACAGCCAAGCAGATTTCGTGATTATGTTGTTAGTGCAGTAGATAAGATGAAAAGTGTTATTTCTAGtggttaa